Proteins co-encoded in one uncultured Bacteroides sp. genomic window:
- a CDS encoding TonB-dependent receptor, with protein sequence MATSSYAQQSVTGTVSDTDGEHVIGATVAWKNSTVGTTTDVNGKFEIKSVKGNKELTVSFIGYEPVTVKIYSGTVPPLEIKLKPGIELKEVQVTGRKLGLVQSRAGILNSQTITSTELLRAACCNLGESFETNPSVDVSYSDAATGAKQIKLLGLSGTYVQMLTENIPNFRGAASPYGLGYIPGPWMQSIQVSKGTSSVKNGYEAITGQINVEYKKPQTADIVSANLYGNSMGRIEANSDASVLLNKNLSTMVFAHYENETMQRDDNHDGFNDSPTMEQYNLQNRWAYHSGNYMLQAGIKGLSEKRASGQMSDVSNPYRIGINTDRVELFAKNAFILDPKRNSSIALILSGSVHNQDSFFGRKLYYVNQKNGYASLLFETDFTKKHNLSTGLSLNYDSYDQDYRLTHDASLGKSSDFTKEAVSGAYAQYTYTPSEKWTLMAGLRGDYSSQYGFFVTPRAHVKYNMNEYVNFRLSAGKGYRNNHVLAENNYLLASSRNVNIADNLNQEEAWNYGASASFYLPIAGKTLNVNTEYYYTNFVKQVVADMDTNPHAVSFYNLDGKSYAKNFQVEASYPFFKGFTLTAAYRMTDVKTTYNGVLKEKPLTGKYKGLITASYQTPLKIWQFDTTLQFNGSGRMPSPYTNADGAASWGERYKGYPQLNAQITRFFRLGSIYVGAENLTGFTQKNPIIAANDPYGPNFDSTMIWGPVQHGSKFYVGIRFNLPRMTE encoded by the coding sequence ATGGCCACGAGCAGTTATGCACAACAGTCCGTTACAGGAACAGTCTCCGATACAGATGGGGAACATGTAATCGGGGCAACCGTTGCGTGGAAAAACAGTACCGTTGGAACCACAACAGATGTCAACGGTAAATTTGAAATAAAGTCCGTTAAAGGCAACAAAGAACTAACTGTGAGCTTTATCGGTTATGAGCCGGTAACAGTAAAAATATATTCTGGTACTGTCCCCCCTTTAGAAATAAAGCTCAAACCGGGTATTGAATTAAAGGAAGTTCAGGTTACCGGTAGGAAACTAGGATTGGTACAATCAAGAGCCGGCATTCTGAACTCACAAACCATCACCTCTACTGAGTTGCTTCGGGCAGCTTGCTGTAATCTGGGTGAGAGTTTTGAAACAAATCCTTCGGTAGATGTATCATATAGTGACGCAGCTACAGGTGCCAAACAAATTAAGCTACTTGGTTTGTCGGGTACTTACGTGCAGATGCTGACAGAGAATATACCTAATTTTCGCGGAGCTGCATCACCTTACGGACTGGGATACATTCCCGGACCGTGGATGCAGAGCATTCAGGTGTCCAAAGGAACCAGTTCTGTAAAGAACGGGTACGAAGCAATCACGGGACAGATTAATGTGGAATATAAAAAACCACAGACTGCCGATATTGTTTCAGCGAATCTATACGGAAACTCCATGGGACGTATTGAAGCCAACAGCGATGCTTCCGTATTGCTGAACAAAAACCTCAGCACAATGGTGTTTGCTCATTATGAAAATGAAACTATGCAGCGTGATGATAACCACGATGGATTCAATGACTCTCCCACCATGGAGCAATATAACTTACAGAACCGATGGGCATATCATTCCGGCAACTACATGCTTCAGGCAGGAATCAAGGGATTGAGTGAGAAAAGAGCCAGCGGACAGATGAGTGATGTTAGCAATCCGTATCGAATAGGAATTAATACAGACCGTGTGGAACTGTTTGCCAAGAATGCTTTTATCCTCGATCCGAAAAGAAACAGTAGTATAGCATTGATCCTTTCGGGAAGTGTGCATAATCAGGATTCTTTCTTTGGAAGAAAGCTCTACTATGTGAATCAGAAGAACGGATATGCATCTCTTTTGTTTGAAACAGATTTCACCAAGAAGCATAATCTGTCTACCGGATTAAGCCTCAACTATGATTCTTATGATCAGGATTACAGACTTACTCACGATGCTTCTTTGGGCAAATCGAGCGATTTTACAAAAGAAGCTGTGTCGGGAGCTTATGCGCAGTACACATATACTCCTTCGGAAAAGTGGACTTTGATGGCGGGACTTAGAGGCGATTACAGCAGTCAGTACGGATTCTTTGTTACTCCACGTGCACATGTTAAATACAATATGAATGAGTACGTCAACTTCCGTCTTTCTGCCGGAAAGGGATATCGCAATAACCATGTACTGGCCGAGAACAATTATCTTCTTGCAAGCAGTCGTAATGTGAATATTGCCGATAATCTGAATCAGGAAGAAGCATGGAACTACGGAGCCAGCGCATCGTTTTATCTGCCTATAGCCGGCAAAACGCTAAACGTTAACACAGAGTATTATTATACCAACTTTGTTAAGCAAGTAGTGGCCGATATGGATACTAATCCTCATGCGGTGAGTTTTTATAATCTCGACGGAAAATCGTATGCAAAGAACTTCCAGGTGGAAGCTTCCTACCCTTTCTTCAAAGGTTTTACCCTCACTGCAGCTTACCGTATGACAGATGTGAAGACTACTTACAACGGAGTATTAAAAGAAAAGCCGCTTACCGGGAAATACAAAGGACTGATTACAGCTTCTTATCAAACACCGTTGAAGATATGGCAGTTCGACACAACTCTTCAGTTTAACGGCAGCGGACGTATGCCATCACCTTATACCAATGCAGACGGAGCAGCATCATGGGGTGAACGTTATAAAGGTTATCCGCAGCTAAATGCACAGATTACCCGCTTCTTCCGTTTAGGTTCCATCTATGTCGGAGCAGAGAATCTGACAGGCTTTACACAGAAGAATCCTATCATTGCTGCCAATGATCCTTACGGACCTAATTTTGATTCCACAATGATATGGGGCCCAGTGCAACACGGCAGCAAGTTTTATGTAGGAATACGTTTCAATTTACCAAGAATGACTGAATAA
- a CDS encoding heavy-metal-associated domain-containing protein: MKTNFFLSIVAIFFAFTGVSAKDIKSATLKVEEMVCELHEAKIDNMLRFEKGVKEIKTDVPSRTVVIKYDAEKTTPAKLIKSFDKVKCTAVLVSDVQEKEKK, from the coding sequence ATGAAAACAAATTTTTTTCTTTCAATCGTAGCGATCTTTTTCGCATTCACAGGTGTTTCAGCAAAGGATATTAAAAGTGCCACTCTTAAAGTAGAAGAGATGGTTTGTGAACTTCATGAAGCAAAGATAGACAATATGCTTCGTTTTGAAAAAGGAGTAAAAGAAATAAAGACAGACGTACCATCACGCACTGTGGTGATTAAGTACGATGCTGAAAAAACTACTCCTGCGAAACTGATTAAATCTTTCGATAAGGTGAAATGTACAGCAGTATTAGTATCCGACGTACAAGAAAAAGAGAAGAAATAA
- a CDS encoding heavy metal-associated domain-containing protein, giving the protein MKTLKFKTSAVCGGCVANIGKSLNEIVKPEAWSIDVNSKDKVLTIETDKEAAEIIRQVEKAGYKAEQI; this is encoded by the coding sequence ATGAAAACATTAAAATTCAAAACCAGTGCTGTGTGTGGTGGCTGTGTTGCTAATATTGGCAAAAGCCTCAACGAAATAGTAAAGCCGGAAGCATGGTCTATTGACGTAAACTCAAAAGATAAAGTTCTGACTATAGAAACAGATAAAGAAGCTGCTGAGATTATCCGTCAGGTTGAAAAAGCGGGATATAAAGCAGAGCAAATCTGA